From Lactobacillus sp. PV012:
ATTTGCACTACCAATTAGAGTAACAGGAACTTTTCTTTGTTTTAGTTCTTCAGCAACTGCCTTAGCTTCTGCGAGCGTTTTGGTGATGATTGCTGTTGTTAAGTTCTGCTCTTCGTTTTCTTTTAATACATCTTCTAAAACTTGATAAGCTTGATCATTTTCATCACGCTGCCAAAAAGTTGGCATTGGACCAGTTCGATCAAACGATTCAATCTTTTCTCCTTGAAGCAGAATCTCCTTAGTAAAATCAGTCAATTCCTTTGTCGAACGATAAGATTTAGTTAACTGGACTACATCTGTCTTTTTAGGATCAAACAGCTTAGCAATTTGACCCAACAAAGTTTTGCTTTCATCTTTGGTGAAAATTGCTTGGTTTAAGTCCCCTAACATCGTAAAGCGTGCCCGAGGGAAATTATATTTTAAGTATGCTAACTGGAAAGGTGTATAATCTTGAATTTCATCAATAAATACATACCGCATATCAAAGTCAGTTCTCCGCCCAGTAATCAAATCATACAAGTAAAGGTAAGGTGAAATATCCGCCATTTGAATTTTACGATTCAAGAAGTTTTGTTTTACTTGCTCAACATGCTCTTGCCACTCTTCCTCAGTGATGTTCCACTTAGAAAGATCAATTAACTTAGGAACTGCACGTAGAAAGGCTAAGTATTGACCACGAATATTTAAAAAACGGTTGCGATGAATTTTTCGACTTACACTCTTCAATTCCTTAGTAACAATTTTTTTAGCTAAAAAATGCTCTTCCTTAGCACTAGATTCAAATTCTTGTCCCGGGAAATCATATAAACTATTTAATTGTGATTGATCTAAAGATTGAATGGTTTTACTTACCCAAGATTTTTTAGTCTCTGGTTCAACCTTTCTTGCCAGCATGTCCAAAAGCTGTTCTTTAGTAGCTTCAATTCGATTAGTTAAATGATAATTTTCATTAAAACTATAGTAAATTTCCTTTATCTTTTCTTTATCAAAAAATGGTTTCTTTTTACTCTTAAAATAAATATTTTTAAAGAGCATCCCACTCTTTTCTAAATGTTCTCCATAGCGCGTAATCGCATTAAAGAACTGCAAGGAATCTTTTAACTTAGTAATCTTTTTATCTTGGTGATTGTCTTCAAATTGTTCAAAAAGTGTCTCTACATCCATTGCTGGTACACGGCGTGAAACAAATTGCCAGTAAGTCATTTGGACCATATTTTGTTCACCCATTTCAGGAAGAACATTTTTAATGTAATCATTGAAGAGCTGATTGGGGCTGAACATGATTACCTGGCTTGAATTCAAATTACCGCGATAGCGATATAGTAAGTAGGCAACTCTTTGCATAATAGCACTTGTTTTACCAGAGCCCGCAGCTCCTTGAACAAAGAGTAAATCTGCATCTGTGTTACGAATAATCTTGTTTTGCTCACGTTGAATCGTCGTTACAATTGACTTCATTTGAGTGGAAGATTTCTCATTTAAGACATTTAAAAGCATCTGATCACCAATTGATTCATTGGTATCAAACATATTTTCAATCTTTCCATCTTCAATAATAAATTGACGCTTTTTGGTCATCTCAACTGTTTGTTCACCATCAGGAGCGTTATAGCTTACTTTACCCAATTTTCCATCATAATAGATAGAAGAAATTGGAGCACGCCAATCATAAACCAAAAAGTGGTCATCTTTATCCGCAAATGAGCCTAAACCAATATAAATCGTTTCACCCTCAGCTTCATCTTTTTCTTTAAAGTCTACTCGGGCAAAATAAGGTTTCTTTTCTAGGCGTTGCAAGGTTGAAAGTTGCTTAGTTGAATGTTGCCAAGCATGTTCTCGTTCTTGCAACATTTGTTGCTGCTGGTGGATTGAAAGTGCTGTATCCATTGAAGTAGAATAGCCATCATAATCTAATTTCAAGTCATCAAAAAAATGGGCATTTAAGTTTTTTGCTTCTGATTGGGCACTCCCAATTGACTTATTTAATTCTTTTTCCTTCTTTTGGATTAAGTTTAATACATTATCTAAATGTTTTTGTTCAAATTGTTTTTGAGATTCTTTTACCAAAGTTATATCACCCTTTTTATTCCTCAAAAATTTATTGCATATAATTCTAACATATTATTACTATTTACTAAAACAATCACTCTCTAAAACTCAAGATTTTCTTAAAGGCTATTAAGTTTTACTTTAATTAATACAAACTTTTATTTTTTTACTTTCTCTAGCGTTATAATTTACTAAAAATAATTAGAAATGTTGAGATAAGACTGTGAAAAGATTTTTTCGAAATATTATAATTTTAGGAATGTTAGCATTTGGGCTAACTTATGCTTATCATGCTTCGGGATCTGTCTTTGAGAAATATTTTGGAACTAACAATCCTATTCCTTATATCACAATGCAGGTTCAAAACTTTATCAATAATAGGCAAATTCCGCAGACTGATAATGAGGATGCTGATGATACAAGTTCCCAATATCATACTTTTAATAAGCCCAGCGCCACGGTTTACATTGCCATTGAAGATCCAACTTTACGTAAAGCTTCCCAAGACGCCATCCAAATTTGGAATAATACGGGGAGTTTTACTTTTAAAACAACTACTACTAAAAATTCAGCTCAAATTGTTATGGAAACAATGAATGATGACCAAACTAATGCTGCTGGCTTAACAAGTACCTCCTATAATTCAGTCACTGGTTATTTAGTTCACGCAGTGGTTAAATTAAACGAATACTACTTACTCAATCCACGCTATGGCTATAGTAACGCTCGCATCGTTAATACGGCTGAACATGAGCTAGGACATGCAATTGGCTTAAAACACACCCAAAGTTTATCAGTAATGTATCCGCAAGGATCTTATTACACTATTCAACCTCGTGATGTTAAGTTAGTTGAAAAAATTTATCATGAAAAAAAGGCTACTTCAAATAAGTAGCCTTTAATTTTGGATTTCTTTACTCTGAACTACTAAAGTCCAAATTTTGACACCAGCTCCAATTGCTAATAAAAGCCAAATCAAAAAGATTAAACTGTTAATCGAAATCATCTTCACTTGGCCTAAGATAGAATTATTTACTATTACATTAATATATAATCCACTTAAAAAACCTGCAATTTCAAATCCAATTAAATATTTAGTAACTTTATTCTTTAATGTAGGGTCTTTTTTGGAAAAGCTTAGCTTCCAAATATTGCGCAAACAATCGCTACTACCCCAAATCATAATGGCAATTACTAAAACACTTGTCCACCAATTTGGATTACTTTTAAATTTAATAACTAAATCAAATAGGTAGTAACCAATAATTCCAATAAAAATCCCTAAAATAGCAAGATAGCTTGCTAATGTCATTTTTTCTTTTTTCGTCATTTTTAGTTAGCTTTCTAATGGACTACTCCTATTTTACTACTTTTGAATTTATTGTGCGGTGCCAAACCATTTTGTTTTTAGCTTCTGCATTGTGCCGTTTCTTTGAAGAATATCAAATCCTTCGTTAATTTTTCTTTGTAAGGTCTTATCTCCTTTACGCATCCCTACCACAAAATAGTCAGCTGGCACTTGATCGTTAATAATTACTTGATAAGAATTTTTATCTTTTTGTTTGGAAATATAATAATTTGCATAGACTTCATCAAGTAAAATTCCTTGAATTCTACCAGCATTTAAATCTAAAAATTCATTTGGAATTGTATCATACAAAACGGTCGATTTAGCCTGGAGCAATTTTTGTTTACCATCATACCAAGTTGCTGCAGTTGATCCTGTCTGCAAACCTATAATTTTTCCTTTCATTTGTTTAAATGAATTAATATGGGATTTTTTCTTCACGACTAAGACTTGTCGATTTTTTAAATATGGTTTTGAAAAGGCAGTCTTTTTGGCTCTTTGCGGAGTCTTACTGTATCCATTCCAAATTAAGTCAATTGTACCGTTACGCAATTCTGTTTCTTTCATTGACCAATCAATCGGCTGAAAATCCACCTTGATACCATATAATTTAAATACCGCTTTAGCCAAATCAATATCAAAACCTACTAACTTTCCTGATTTTGTCCTAAAACCCATTGGTACAAAAGAATCATCTAACCCTACAACTACTGTCTTTCTTTTTTCAATTCGTGACCAAGTATCTTGTGTATCAGCCTTTTTTTGTAAATTTTGACAACCACTAGCTAAAAGAAAGATTCCCAATAAAACCGCTATTAATCTAATCTTCTTCATGATTATCACCATTTACTGGAGTAATGCGTAAGACCTCGTCTGAAACTGTTTGGGCAAAATTCATATCGTGGGTAATTATGAACTGTGTATATCCAGCCTTCTTTAAGTCTAAAATCATTTGAGTAACCTGATCACGGGTAGCCGGATCAAGTGCACTAGTTGGTTCATCATAACATAGAATCTCTGGTTTCATAGCTAAGGCACGGGCAATTGCTACTCGTTGTTTTTGTCCCCCTGATAACTGATAAGGATATTGATTTTCTCTACCAAGCATATCTAGTTGTTCTAATAATTTTTTTGCTTCTGCTTCTGCTTGTCCTTTATCTTGTTTTAAAACTAATTCAGGAGCTAAAGTAATATTTTCTAAAACAGTTAAATTTGGAAAAAGATTATAGTCTTGAAAAACAACTCCAACTTTTTGCTCTTGAGCTGGATTATATTCTTTCCCATCTAAAATCAATTTACCTTCATCTTTTGTTTCAAGTCCTGCTACAATTCTCAAAAGAGTCGTTTTTCCCGCTCCTGAAGGTCCCACAACTGTTAGAATTTGCCCATCTGGCAAATCAAAATTAATCTTATCTAAAATCTTTCTACCATTAAAACTCTTACCTAAGTTTTCTGCTTTTAACATGTGCTCACATCCTATCTATAGTAAGAAAAGTGTGCTTCAATTTTTTTCAAAATAAGAGTACAAATTCCAATTAATGCCAGATAAATTAAGGCTACTAAAATTAAAGGAACTAATGTTACATCACGTGACATAGCAATATTTCCTGCACGCAATAAGTCTCCTAAGCCAATTACATAAACTAATGAAGAATCTTTAAACAAGTTAATAACTTCATTTCCAATTGATGGCCAAACAATTTTCATTACCTGGGGAATAATTATTTTACGTAAGGTTTGCCAATGGGTTAATTTTAAAACTTTAGCAGCTTCATATTGTCCAGGGTCAATTGCTTGAATTCCACCACGAAAGATTTCTGCAAAATAAGCTGCATAATTGACTACAAAAGCAATCAAAGCTGCCTCAAATCTAGGAAAAGTAATTCCTAAAATTGGAAAACCATAAAAAACAAAAATTAATTGCAACAGTAAGGGTGTGCCCCGCACTACCCAAACATAAACACTTAAAATACTGGTTAGAATTTTTGATTTTGATGTTAATCCTAACCCCACAATAATTCCTAAGGGTAAGGAAAAAATAATAGTTTCAAAGAAGATTCTTAAAGTCATTACTAGTCCACTTAAAAGTGAAGGTAGTATTTCTCCAATATAATTTATAGACATTGTTACCTGCTTTTCTAAAAATAAAACCCCCTTAGACTTTAAAGTCTAAGAGGGCGACAAGTGACGCGGTTCCACCTCAATTCATAGTTTACTTACGCAAACTACCTCATTAAGTTTAATAAAACTCTTCGCTATAACGGGCTGAAACCGACTTTCTATTACAGAAAATAACTCACAGATGTGTTTTCACTAATGCACTCGTCTTACTCGCAGCACTATAAGACTCTCTGAAGAGGTTGATTAGTTACTTGGTCTGCTCTAAGTTATCTTGATTATTTTTTTGTCGACACTCTTCGATGATGTCGAAAGTATGGAATCCAAAAAGTAATTACATATCCAATGGCTAAACCTACAAAAGTCCAAACCATGATATTTTTGACAAAGAGACCAATAATTAAGCCAATTAAGGTACACATCCCTAACACAAAAGAATTATGTTTTTGCATGAATATCTCCTTAAAATCTACTTTTCTATTTTATTTAATTTTACACGATAGCAAGGCTATTGACTAGCCTTAAATTTGTAATTCTTAATGGTAACCAGTATGATTTAAGTAGCAAGTGATGTAATCACTTACAAAGAGGTGATATTAATGAAAGCACAAGATTTTTTTGCAAAGATTAAACATGGAATAATTGTTTCTTGTCAGGCACTTCCTGGGGAACCACTTTATACCAAAGCTGGTGGAATAATGCCACTAATGGCTAAAGCAGCGCAAATGGCTGGTGCTGTGGGTATCCGAGCCAATTCCGTTCGTGATATAAATCAAATTAGGGAAGTGGTAGATTTACCAATGATCGGTATTATCAAACATGATTACCCACCTGAAAAGCCCTATATTACTGCAACAATGAAGGAAGTTGATGAACTTGTTAAAACTGGTGTTGAAGTAATTGCATTTGATGCTACAAGTCGCAAACGTCATGA
This genomic window contains:
- a CDS encoding matrixin family metalloprotease; amino-acid sequence: MKRFFRNIIILGMLAFGLTYAYHASGSVFEKYFGTNNPIPYITMQVQNFINNRQIPQTDNEDADDTSSQYHTFNKPSATVYIAIEDPTLRKASQDAIQIWNNTGSFTFKTTTTKNSAQIVMETMNDDQTNAAGLTSTSYNSVTGYLVHAVVKLNEYYLLNPRYGYSNARIVNTAEHELGHAIGLKHTQSLSVMYPQGSYYTIQPRDVKLVEKIYHEKKATSNK
- the helD gene encoding RNA polymerase recycling motor HelD; this translates as MVKESQKQFEQKHLDNVLNLIQKKEKELNKSIGSAQSEAKNLNAHFFDDLKLDYDGYSTSMDTALSIHQQQQMLQEREHAWQHSTKQLSTLQRLEKKPYFARVDFKEKDEAEGETIYIGLGSFADKDDHFLVYDWRAPISSIYYDGKLGKVSYNAPDGEQTVEMTKKRQFIIEDGKIENMFDTNESIGDQMLLNVLNEKSSTQMKSIVTTIQREQNKIIRNTDADLLFVQGAAGSGKTSAIMQRVAYLLYRYRGNLNSSQVIMFSPNQLFNDYIKNVLPEMGEQNMVQMTYWQFVSRRVPAMDVETLFEQFEDNHQDKKITKLKDSLQFFNAITRYGEHLEKSGMLFKNIYFKSKKKPFFDKEKIKEIYYSFNENYHLTNRIEATKEQLLDMLARKVEPETKKSWVSKTIQSLDQSQLNSLYDFPGQEFESSAKEEHFLAKKIVTKELKSVSRKIHRNRFLNIRGQYLAFLRAVPKLIDLSKWNITEEEWQEHVEQVKQNFLNRKIQMADISPYLYLYDLITGRRTDFDMRYVFIDEIQDYTPFQLAYLKYNFPRARFTMLGDLNQAIFTKDESKTLLGQIAKLFDPKKTDVVQLTKSYRSTKELTDFTKEILLQGEKIESFDRTGPMPTFWQRDENDQAYQVLEDVLKENEEQNLTTAIITKTLAEAKAVAEELKQRKVPVTLIGSANQRLVPGTLVMPSYLAKGLEFDAVVAWEVSEKNYHQDDEVKLLYTIASRAMYKLDLIYTGSKSHLLDHVKENTYLTK
- a CDS encoding amino acid ABC transporter permease, yielding MSINYIGEILPSLLSGLVMTLRIFFETIIFSLPLGIIVGLGLTSKSKILTSILSVYVWVVRGTPLLLQLIFVFYGFPILGITFPRFEAALIAFVVNYAAYFAEIFRGGIQAIDPGQYEAAKVLKLTHWQTLRKIIIPQVMKIVWPSIGNEVINLFKDSSLVYVIGLGDLLRAGNIAMSRDVTLVPLILVALIYLALIGICTLILKKIEAHFSYYR
- a CDS encoding amino acid ABC transporter substrate-binding protein; translation: MKKIRLIAVLLGIFLLASGCQNLQKKADTQDTWSRIEKRKTVVVGLDDSFVPMGFRTKSGKLVGFDIDLAKAVFKLYGIKVDFQPIDWSMKETELRNGTIDLIWNGYSKTPQRAKKTAFSKPYLKNRQVLVVKKKSHINSFKQMKGKIIGLQTGSTAATWYDGKQKLLQAKSTVLYDTIPNEFLDLNAGRIQGILLDEVYANYYISKQKDKNSYQVIINDQVPADYFVVGMRKGDKTLQRKINEGFDILQRNGTMQKLKTKWFGTAQ
- a CDS encoding amino acid ABC transporter ATP-binding protein; its protein translation is MLKAENLGKSFNGRKILDKINFDLPDGQILTVVGPSGAGKTTLLRIVAGLETKDEGKLILDGKEYNPAQEQKVGVVFQDYNLFPNLTVLENITLAPELVLKQDKGQAEAEAKKLLEQLDMLGRENQYPYQLSGGQKQRVAIARALAMKPEILCYDEPTSALDPATRDQVTQMILDLKKAGYTQFIITHDMNFAQTVSDEVLRITPVNGDNHEED